A genomic segment from Bradyrhizobium diazoefficiens USDA 110 encodes:
- a CDS encoding ABC transporter ATP-binding protein produces MTIALETQNLEKQFGGLRVTRDLSLKIEQGARHALIGPNGAGKTTVINQLTGVLKPNSGRILLEGQDITDLPVHKRVLRGLSRTFQINQLYPDLTPLETIGLAVSERLGHGGDWWRRMGTRSDVNGEIADLLTRFHLLDVMNEETVTLPYGKQRLLEIAVAIAAKPRVLLLDEPAAGVPESERHDILAVVGALPRDVTVLLIEHDMDLVFSFADRISVLVSGALLTEGPPEQVARDPQVKAVYLGEEAVNV; encoded by the coding sequence ATGACCATCGCGCTCGAAACCCAGAACCTCGAAAAGCAGTTCGGCGGCTTGCGCGTCACCCGCGATCTCTCCTTGAAGATCGAGCAGGGCGCCCGCCACGCGCTGATCGGTCCGAACGGCGCCGGCAAGACCACTGTCATCAACCAGCTCACCGGCGTGCTGAAGCCGAACTCCGGGCGCATCCTGCTGGAAGGCCAGGACATCACCGATCTGCCCGTGCACAAGCGCGTGCTGCGCGGCCTGTCGCGCACGTTCCAGATCAACCAGCTCTATCCCGACCTGACCCCGCTCGAGACCATCGGCCTTGCCGTCTCCGAGCGCCTCGGCCATGGCGGCGACTGGTGGCGGCGGATGGGCACGCGCAGCGACGTCAACGGCGAGATCGCCGATCTCCTGACGCGCTTCCATCTTCTCGATGTGATGAACGAAGAGACCGTGACCCTGCCTTACGGCAAGCAGCGCCTGCTCGAGATCGCGGTCGCGATCGCGGCCAAGCCGCGCGTGCTGCTGCTCGACGAGCCCGCCGCCGGCGTGCCCGAGAGCGAGCGCCACGACATTCTCGCCGTGGTCGGCGCGTTGCCGCGCGACGTCACGGTGCTGCTGATCGAGCACGACATGGATCTCGTATTCTCCTTCGCCGACCGGATTTCGGTTCTGGTCTCCGGCGCGCTGCTCACAGAAGGCCCGCCCGAGCAGGTCGCGCGCGACCCGCAGGTCAAGGCGGTCTATCTCGGCGAGGAGGCGGTCAATGTCTGA
- a CDS encoding branched-chain amino acid ABC transporter permease, whose product MSASSDVGYHAQRHARWHYGEVAFWLIVLACGFAFPTRYLIMTDILRLALFAMSLDLILGYAGIVSLGHAAFFGVGAYAAGLLALHGIVNEPVLALILAGLAAMVLGFATSFLVIRGVDLTRLMVTLGIALLLEALAERFSNITGGTDGLQGIEMQPIFGEIPFDMFGKAGFFYSLAVLFVLFLFARRVVHSPFGLSLRAIKNNPLRAAAIGIPVNRRLIAIYTLAAFYAGIAGALFTQTTAIASLDVFAFERSADLMLVLVIGGTGYLYGGLVGAVVFRMLQELFSTITPQYWQFWIGLVLVVIVLVGRQRLHRWVLYVPNLIIKQVAGRKAVVAVPESDA is encoded by the coding sequence ATGAGCGCTTCCTCCGACGTCGGTTATCACGCCCAGCGCCATGCGCGCTGGCACTATGGCGAAGTCGCCTTCTGGCTGATCGTGCTGGCCTGCGGCTTTGCATTTCCCACGCGCTATCTGATCATGACCGACATCCTGCGGCTGGCGCTGTTTGCGATGTCGCTCGATCTCATCCTCGGCTATGCCGGCATCGTCTCGCTCGGCCACGCCGCCTTCTTCGGCGTCGGGGCCTATGCGGCGGGGCTGCTAGCGCTTCACGGGATCGTCAACGAGCCCGTGCTCGCGCTGATCCTGGCCGGCCTTGCCGCGATGGTGCTGGGCTTCGCCACCAGCTTCCTCGTGATCCGCGGCGTCGATCTCACCCGGCTGATGGTGACGCTCGGCATCGCGCTGCTGCTGGAGGCGCTCGCCGAGCGCTTCTCCAACATCACCGGCGGAACCGACGGCCTGCAGGGCATCGAGATGCAGCCGATCTTTGGCGAGATTCCGTTCGACATGTTCGGCAAGGCCGGCTTCTTCTATTCGCTGGCCGTGCTGTTCGTGTTGTTCCTGTTCGCCCGCCGCGTCGTGCATTCGCCGTTCGGCCTGTCGCTGCGTGCGATCAAGAACAATCCGCTGCGGGCCGCGGCGATCGGCATCCCCGTCAACCGCCGCCTGATCGCGATCTATACGCTGGCGGCGTTCTATGCCGGCATCGCAGGCGCGCTGTTCACCCAGACCACCGCGATCGCCTCGCTCGACGTGTTCGCCTTCGAACGCTCCGCCGACCTGATGCTGGTGCTCGTCATCGGCGGCACCGGCTATCTCTATGGCGGGCTGGTCGGCGCGGTGGTGTTCCGTATGCTCCAGGAATTGTTCTCCACCATCACCCCGCAATACTGGCAGTTCTGGATCGGCCTCGTGCTGGTCGTGATCGTGCTGGTCGGCCGCCAGCGCCTGCATCGCTGGGTGCTGTATGTGCCGAACCTGATCATCAAGCAGGTCGCGGGCCGTAAAGCGGTCGTCGCCGTGCCGGAGAGCGACGCATGA
- a CDS encoding branched-chain amino acid ABC transporter permease, translated as MTSILTNLFDGVAYGMLLFVLACGLAVTLGLMNFVNLAHGAFAMTGGYVCMVLVNRMGWPFFAALPLAFVSSAAIGIVLERTLYRHLYTRSHLDQVLFTIGLTFMSVAAVDYIQGSSRVFINLPAALQGQFDLFGVGIGRYRLMIIVICGLLTIALQMVLAKTRFGSRLRAAVDDPRAASGLGINVPQVFAFTFAFGCGLAGLGGALSAEILGLDPYFPLKFMIYFLIVVTVGGSSSITGPFLASLLLGIGDVAGKYYVPKMGPFVIYTMMIVILIWRPNGLFGRTAAR; from the coding sequence ATGACCTCTATCCTCACCAACCTGTTCGATGGCGTTGCCTACGGCATGCTGCTGTTCGTGCTCGCTTGCGGGCTCGCGGTCACGCTCGGCCTGATGAACTTCGTCAACCTCGCCCACGGCGCCTTCGCCATGACCGGCGGCTATGTCTGCATGGTGCTGGTCAACCGGATGGGCTGGCCGTTCTTCGCCGCGCTGCCGCTCGCTTTCGTCTCGTCGGCGGCGATCGGCATCGTGCTCGAGCGTACGCTCTACCGCCATCTCTATACGCGCAGCCATCTCGACCAGGTGCTGTTCACCATCGGCCTGACCTTCATGTCGGTCGCGGCGGTCGACTACATCCAGGGCTCGTCGCGGGTCTTCATCAACCTGCCGGCCGCGCTCCAGGGCCAGTTCGACCTGTTCGGCGTCGGCATCGGCCGCTACCGGCTGATGATCATCGTGATCTGCGGCCTGCTCACTATCGCGCTCCAGATGGTGCTGGCCAAGACGCGTTTCGGCAGCCGGCTGCGCGCCGCCGTTGACGATCCGCGCGCCGCCAGCGGCCTCGGCATCAACGTGCCGCAGGTGTTCGCTTTCACGTTTGCATTCGGTTGCGGGCTCGCCGGCCTCGGTGGCGCGCTCAGCGCCGAGATCCTCGGCCTCGACCCGTATTTCCCGCTGAAGTTCATGATCTACTTCCTGATCGTGGTCACCGTCGGCGGCTCGTCCTCGATCACCGGCCCGTTCCTGGCCTCGCTCCTGCTCGGCATCGGCGACGTCGCCGGCAAGTACTACGTGCCGAAGATGGGCCCCTTCGTGATCTACACCATGATGATCGTGATCCTGATCTGGCGCCCGAACGGCCTGTTCGGCCGCACGGCCGCGCGTTGA
- a CDS encoding ABC transporter substrate-binding protein: protein MFERKQLSWAAAVAAVAGFVAVAPARAEDTVKVGLILPMTGGQASTGKQIENAIKLYMQQKGDTVAGKKIEIILKDDAAIPDKTKTAAQELIVNDKVNFIAGFGVTPAALAAAPLATQAKIPEVVMAAGTSIITERSPYIVRTSFTLAQSSTIIADWAVKNGIKKVATLTSDYAPGNDALNFFKQNFTAGGGEVVEEVKTPLANPDFAPFLQRMKDAKPDAIFVFVPAGQGGNFMKQYAERGLDKAGIKVIGPGDVTDDDLLNNMGDAVLGTVTAHLYSAAHPSAMNKDFVAAYKKAFGTRPGFMAVSGYDGIHLIYEALKKTGGDTDGTKLVEAMKGQKWESPRGPISIDPETRDIVQNIYIRKVEKVDGELYNVEFATFEAVKDLGKTKK, encoded by the coding sequence ATGTTCGAACGCAAACAACTTTCTTGGGCTGCCGCGGTGGCCGCCGTTGCAGGCTTTGTGGCCGTCGCGCCGGCCAGGGCCGAGGACACCGTCAAGGTCGGCCTGATCCTGCCGATGACCGGCGGCCAGGCCTCGACCGGCAAGCAGATCGAGAACGCGATCAAGCTCTACATGCAGCAGAAGGGCGACACCGTCGCCGGCAAGAAGATCGAGATCATCCTCAAGGACGACGCCGCGATTCCCGACAAGACCAAGACCGCCGCGCAAGAGCTGATCGTCAACGACAAGGTCAATTTCATCGCCGGCTTCGGCGTGACGCCGGCAGCCCTCGCCGCCGCGCCGCTGGCAACGCAGGCCAAGATTCCGGAAGTCGTGATGGCGGCAGGCACCTCCATCATCACCGAGCGCTCGCCCTACATCGTGCGCACCAGCTTCACCCTGGCGCAGTCCTCGACCATCATCGCCGACTGGGCGGTGAAGAACGGCATCAAGAAGGTGGCGACGCTGACCTCGGACTACGCGCCGGGCAACGACGCGCTGAACTTCTTCAAGCAGAATTTCACCGCCGGCGGCGGTGAGGTGGTCGAAGAGGTCAAGACGCCGCTCGCGAATCCCGATTTCGCGCCGTTCCTTCAGCGCATGAAGGACGCCAAGCCCGACGCAATCTTCGTGTTCGTGCCGGCCGGTCAGGGCGGCAACTTCATGAAGCAGTATGCCGAGCGTGGCCTCGACAAGGCCGGCATCAAGGTGATCGGACCGGGCGACGTCACCGACGACGATCTCCTCAACAACATGGGCGATGCCGTGCTCGGCACGGTCACTGCGCACCTTTATTCGGCGGCGCATCCGTCCGCGATGAACAAGGATTTTGTCGCGGCCTACAAGAAGGCCTTCGGCACTCGTCCGGGCTTCATGGCGGTGAGCGGCTATGACGGCATCCACCTCATCTACGAGGCGCTGAAGAAGACCGGTGGCGACACCGACGGCACCAAGCTGGTCGAGGCGATGAAGGGTCAGAAGTGGGAGAGCCCGCGCGGCCCGATCTCGATCGACCCCGAGACGCGCGACATCGTGCAGAACATCTACATCCGCAAGGTCGAGAAGGTCGACGGCGAGCTCTACAATGTCGAGTTCGCGACCTTCGAAGCCGTCAAGGACCTCGGCAAGACCAAGAAGTGA
- the purU gene encoding formyltetrahydrofolate deformylase, which yields MPDHQYVLTLSCPDRPGIVSAVSTFLAHNGQNILDAQQFDDVETKKFFMRVVFTAADLAVELTALQTGFAAIAERFGMEWQMRDRAAHRKVMLLVSKSDHCLVDILYRWRTGELPMVPTAIVSNHPREVYAGLDFGGIPFHHLPVTKESKREQEAQILDLVAKTGTDLVVLARYMQILSDDLSAKLSGRCINIHHSFLPGFKGAKPYHQAHERGVKLIGATAHYVTRDLDEGPIIDQDVERISHRDTPEDLVRKGRDIERRVLARAIRYHLDDRVIPNGRKTVVFMD from the coding sequence ATGCCCGATCACCAATATGTCCTGACCCTGTCCTGTCCGGATCGCCCCGGCATCGTCTCGGCGGTGTCGACCTTCCTGGCCCATAACGGACAGAACATTCTCGACGCCCAGCAGTTCGACGACGTCGAGACCAAGAAGTTCTTCATGCGGGTGGTGTTCACCGCGGCCGATCTCGCCGTGGAGCTCACCGCGCTCCAGACCGGCTTTGCCGCGATCGCGGAGCGCTTCGGCATGGAGTGGCAGATGCGCGACCGCGCCGCGCATCGCAAGGTGATGCTGCTGGTGTCGAAGTCCGACCATTGCCTGGTCGACATCCTCTATCGCTGGCGCACCGGCGAATTGCCGATGGTCCCGACTGCGATCGTCTCCAACCATCCGCGCGAGGTCTATGCCGGGCTCGATTTCGGCGGCATCCCGTTCCATCATCTGCCTGTGACCAAGGAGAGCAAGCGCGAGCAGGAGGCGCAGATCCTCGATCTGGTCGCCAAGACCGGAACTGATCTCGTCGTGCTCGCGCGCTACATGCAGATCCTGTCGGACGATCTGTCGGCCAAACTGTCGGGGCGCTGCATCAACATCCACCACTCGTTCCTGCCCGGCTTCAAGGGCGCAAAACCCTATCACCAGGCCCATGAGCGCGGCGTGAAGCTGATCGGCGCCACCGCGCATTACGTCACGCGCGATCTCGACGAGGGCCCGATCATCGACCAGGACGTCGAGCGCATCAGCCACCGCGACACGCCCGAAGATCTCGTCCGCAAGGGCCGCGACATCGAGCGCCGCGTGCTGGCGCGCGCGATCCGCTACCATCTCGACGACCGCGTGATCCCCAACGGCCGCAAGACCGTGGTGTTTATGGATTGA
- a CDS encoding uroporphyrinogen-III synthase: MADRLNGYRILILETREEAQFSKLLAEQGADVVQCPMFTIHDAPDPAPVEAWIRRAIDRPFDDLVLMTGEGLRRIMKLARTRGLDQALVAALAKSRKFTRGPKPGKALREISLEAQQTTEKPTTEGVIEMLGKLDLKGRRLGLQLYPDKDHSTLTGALSAQGAEVDTVLPYVYDSKAADANIVAAIDDMAEGRIDSIALTNLGQVRRLIEAAKAHGSEAKLRAGLERTLIASVGPAVSGELAAHGLRTDIAPAEDAYFMRPLISAMAAALAEKRPKVAG, encoded by the coding sequence ATGGCCGACCGCTTGAACGGCTACCGCATCCTGATCCTGGAAACGCGCGAGGAGGCGCAGTTCTCAAAGCTCCTCGCCGAGCAAGGCGCCGATGTCGTGCAGTGCCCGATGTTCACCATCCACGATGCGCCGGACCCGGCCCCGGTCGAGGCCTGGATCCGCCGCGCCATCGACAGGCCGTTTGACGATCTCGTGCTGATGACCGGCGAAGGCCTGCGGCGGATCATGAAGCTCGCGCGGACCCGTGGTCTCGACCAGGCTCTGGTCGCGGCCCTCGCCAAATCGCGAAAATTCACCCGCGGGCCGAAGCCCGGCAAGGCGCTGCGCGAGATCTCGCTCGAGGCGCAGCAGACCACGGAGAAGCCGACCACCGAGGGCGTGATCGAGATGCTGGGCAAGCTCGACCTGAAGGGGCGGCGCCTCGGCCTCCAGCTTTATCCGGACAAGGACCACAGCACCCTGACCGGCGCACTCTCGGCGCAAGGCGCCGAGGTCGATACCGTGCTGCCCTATGTCTACGATTCAAAGGCGGCGGATGCCAACATCGTCGCCGCCATCGACGACATGGCGGAGGGACGGATCGATTCCATCGCGCTGACCAATCTCGGCCAGGTCCGCCGCCTGATCGAAGCCGCAAAGGCACATGGCAGCGAAGCGAAGTTGCGCGCAGGGTTGGAGCGGACGCTGATTGCGTCGGTGGGCCCTGCGGTGTCGGGGGAGCTCGCCGCGCATGGCCTGCGCACGGACATCGCACCGGCGGAAGATGCGTATTTCATGCGGCCGCTGATTTCGGCGATGGCCGCAGCGCTCGCCGAGAAACGGCCGAAGGTGGCCGGTTAA